From a single Triplophysa rosa linkage group LG1, Trosa_1v2, whole genome shotgun sequence genomic region:
- the LOC130562440 gene encoding multiple PDZ domain protein, whose amino-acid sequence MVVRKLHQELTLVPEGAMGPGRTLLDEPTGGLHPPPHRRRGGQREGGHVFLTSLIAMETATCLPQGLATSVNHKAVTTEHPGAQTDHLEDVALYIKSDLKGSHDGFSAQLNVQPSPEEFEHIIRSMAQGRYVTHVDLLKPASGGLGFSVVGLCSENRGELGIFIQEIQAGSVAYSAGKLKEGDQILAINGQPLDQSVSHQQAIAILQRASDHVIVTVARGPVPQLSSPVVSRTPSAASTLSAHSSAIHWTHVETIELVNDGTGLGFGIVGGKTTGVIVKTILPGGIADQDGRLRSGDHILRIGDTDLYGLSSEQVAQVLKQCGNRVRLIISRATVDDTQPVPVTLPTVTEQPGPEEESEAAFDVSLTKNAQGLGITIAGYVGDKTSEPSGIFVKSISRDSTVEQDGRIHVGDQIIAVDGVNIQGYSNQQAVEVLRHTGQTVHLKLVRRGFDPENACLPILPAVIKDKPASGAIGISPMEHTKTTTHENERSCLTPAENSKPTPPVTALPVRTPERQDGPVGMKLSSEEEHKLFQKWQERGICDDVIVAHVQKFSENSGLGISLDACAGRHFLCSVLPEGPIGRSGKICSGDELLEVNGIPLRGETHKEVVEILKELPICVTVVCCRPAPPMTDTQNDQPQAEEVATKPALQMQDDLEDFLISGKCEESMREHVTEEPTGTPLAMWETEIQDIQLEKGESGLGFSILDYQDPMDPAKTVIVIRSLVPDGVAEQDGRLLPGDRLMYVNNIHLENASLEEAVQALKGANMGAVHIGVAKPLPMDSIELSDDKAFEHNFVEDEADTLQASMITQHGSICSADVSYQMSRQASTPKRSLHQDSYMDYPFRSGAMDNTDPFTPERSAVAWISEGGAFRLGPTHSDLLCERGLEGVEQLTSEAELCKDSSTPADKDADEQLFYTGVDHMMGGEGVVKSGIHGDQDLQKEEDFLSSEPTDEPRQLNVTTGSSYYRTITVIKGTSSLGMTVCAFKDGAGMLIRSIINGGSISRDGRLGVGDLILAINGEPTGQLTNAQARAMLRKHSLIAPDMGITYVPAEYIEEYRTCQQVKNDILSEDTSNTRHQTVSELPEREDGEGEESELQMAAPKSWNLPRRVELYREAGKSLGISIVGGRGMGSRLSNGEVMRGIFFKHILEDSPAGHSGTLKTGDRILEVGGVDLRDASHEQAVEAIRNAGNPVVFLVQSIIHKPKACVMDTEEDASESSGEKAVDIHSRLFLRLCPTNPFSPTPFKLNREAGKTSPVLSLPVVPHVGETDTDALTEILDRTTLHPDASDEEDEYGYSWKLEKGERSGFEFGGERDARRTCLWWGIDPAAPPVERTHLVWDELLEINAQVLYGRSHQNASDIIKRTPSKVKIIFIRNRDALSQMAVGPMKELDINTEEDGEVGVVLKENDSRNGWIIQNEDDNGPPARPSSSNQMSSGPSPRITPSPTLASLSSETEPIRTSSRCSTPATLASDPVTCPIIPGCETTIEICKGMTGMGLSIVGGCDTLLGVIIIHEVYEEGAASKDGRLWAGDQILEVNGIDLRVATHDEAINVLRQTPQYVQLSIFRDEGQYKEEELWDTLTVEFQKKPGHSLGLSIVGRRNDTGVFVSDIVKGGVVESDGHLMQGDQILSVNREDVRCATQEYVAALLKSCSGPIRMEVGRFKAGPIHSERRLSHSSQVSETGSCAALQGDTQETHEPMDQEVRTVEFTKGPSDSLGISIAGGVGSPLGNVPIFLALMNPSGLAAQTQKLQVGDRMVGICGNSTEGMTHNQAVSLLKNTTGLIQLQVVSGDASVTGPSPEQTAGLTASSIFHDDLGPPQCKNISLERGPDGLGFSIVGGFGSPHGDLPIYVKTVFSKGAASEDGRLKRGDQIVAVNGQSLEGVTHEEAVGILKKTKGTVTLTVLS is encoded by the exons GCTCTTTATATTAAGTCCGATCTGAAAGGCAGCCATGATGGTTTTTCCGCTCAGCTCAACGTGCAGCCTTCACCTGAAGAATTCGAACACATCATTCGTTCAATGGCTCAG ggtCGGTACGTGACTCACGTTGACCTGCTGAAACCGGCATCAGGCGGTTTGGGTTTTAGCGTTGTCGGGTTGTGCAGTGAGAACCGTGGAGAACTCGGCATCTTCATTCAGGAGATTCAGGCCGGGAGTGTGGCGTACAG TGCTGGGAAACTAAAAGAAGGAGATCAGATCCTGGCCATTAACGGTCAGCCGTTAGATCAGAGCGTCAGTCACCAGCAGGCCATCGCCATCCTGCAGAGAGCGTCGGACCACGTGATTGTCACAGTCGCCCGTGGGCCTGTACCGCAGCTCTCTAGCCCAGTGGTGTCCAGAACTCCCAGTGCCGCTAGCACGCTTTCAGCACACTCCAGTGCG ATCCACTGGACTCACGTGGAGACGATCGAGCTGGTGAATGATGGAACTGGTTTGGGTTTCGGGATCGTTGGTGGCAAAACCACTGGAGTCATTGTCAAAACCATCTTACCTGGAGGCATTGCAGACCAG GACGGTCGCTTGCGCAGCGGGGATCACATCCTACGGATCGGTGATACAGATCTGTACGGTCTGAGCAGCGAGCAGGTCGCTCAGGTCCTGAAACAGTGCGGTAACCGAGTCCGACTGATCATAAGCCGTGCGACTGTGGACGACACTCAGCCTGTTCCTGTCACCTTGCCAACCGTCACTGAGCAACCG GGACCGGAGGAGGAGTCGGAAGCTGCTTTTGACGTGAGTCTGACGAAAAATGCCCAGGGACTGGGCATCACCATCGCTGGCTATGTGGGGGACAAAACCTCAG AGCCCTCTGGAATATTTGTGAAAAGCATTTCGAGGGACAGCACCGTGGAGCAAGACGGGAGGATTCATGTCGGAGATCAAATCATAgct GTGGATGGTGTGAATATCCAGGGGTACAGCAACCAGCAGGCCGTTGAAGTGCTGAGACACACCGGTCAGACCGTCCACCTGAAACTGGTCCGACGTGGTTTTGATCCGGAGAATGCGTGCCTGCCAATCCTGCCTGCCGTCATCAAGGACAAACCGGCATCTGGCGCTATCGGAATTTCACCTATGGAACACACAAAAACGACGACACATG aaAATGAAAGATCTTGTCTAACTCCGGCTGAGAACTCCAAACCCACGCCTCCTGTCACAGCCTTGCCAGTCAGAACTCCAGAAAGACAAGATG GTCCTGTAGGAATGAAGCTGAGCTCTGAGGAGGAACACAAACTCTTTCAGAAGTGGCAGGAGCGGGGTATCTGCGATGATGTCATT GTGGCTCACGTGCAGAAGTTCAGTGAAAACAGTGGGTTGGGCATCAGTCTGGATGCGTGCGCTGGACGTCACTTCCTGTGCTCGGTGCTTCCAGAGGGACCTATCGGTCGATCCGGAAAAATCTGCAGTGGAGACGAACTTCTGGAG GTGAATGGCATTCCTCTCAGAGGAGAGACTCATAAAGAGGTTGTCGAAATTCTTAAGGAACTCCCTATTTGCGTGACCGTGGTCTGCTGTAGACCCGCCCCTCCGATGACTGACACCCAGAACGACCAACCACAAGCAGAGGAAGTGGCAACAAAACCCGCACTTCAG ATGCAAGATGATCTTGAAGACTTCCTGATTTCTGGGAAATGTGAGGAGAGCATGAGAGAACATGTGACCGAAGAACCCACTGGAACACCACTGGCCATGTGGGAAACCGAGATTCAGGACATCCAGCTGGAGAAAGGAGAGAGTGGGCTAGGCTTTAGCATCCTCGACTACCAG GACCCGATGGACCCGGCTAAGACGGTCATTGTGATTCGCTCGTTAGTTCCTGATGGCGTAGCAGAACAAGATGGACGCCTGTTGCCAGGAGACCGCCTCATGTATGTCAACAACATCCACCTGGAGAACGCCAGTCTGGAGGAGGCTGTGCAGGCACTGAAGGGAGCAAACATGGGCGCTGTTCACATCGGGGTGGCCAAACCGCTGCCT ATGGACTCTATTGAACTGTCTGATGATAAAGCATTCGAGCATAATTTTGTGGAGGATGAGGCTGACACGCTGCAGGCGTCAATGATCACACAACACGGCAGTATCTGCAGCGCTGATGTGAGCTATCAGATGAGCCGACAAGCCTCCACTCCTAAG AGGAGCCTTCATCAGGATTCATACATGGATTATCCCTTCAGATCCGGAGCGATGGACAACACAGACCCTTTCACCCCTGAGAGGAGTGCCGTGGCCTGGATATCTGAGGGAGGGGCTTTTAGGCTTGGACCCACCCATTCTGATTTGTTATGTGAACGGGGCCTAGAAGGGGTGGAGCAGTTGACATCAGAGGCAGAGTTATGCAAAGATAGCTCCACCCCTGCTGATAAAGATGCAGATGAGCAGTTATTTTACACCGGGGTTGACCATATGATGGGTGGAGAGGGTGTGGTTAAGAGCGGTATCCACGGAGACCAAGACTTACAGAAG GAGGAAGATTTCCTTTCATCTGAGCCCACAGACGAGCCCCGGCAACTGAACGTCACCACCGGGAGCAGTTACTATAGGACCATCACAGTCATCAAGGGCACATCAAGTCTAG GTATGACAGTGTGCGCATTTAAGGATGGAGCGGGCATGCTGATTCGCAGCATCATTAACGGCGGCTCCATCAGTCGAGACGGGCGGCTCGGGGTCGGTGACCTCATCCTGGCCATTAATGGAGAACCGACCGGACAGCTGACCAATGCCCAAGCTCGAGCCATGCTCCGCAAACACTCTCTGATTGCACCGGACATGGG AATCACGTATGTCCCTGCAGAGTACATTGAGGAATACAGGACATGCCAGCAGGTCAAGAATGACATTCTGTCTGAAGACACGAGCAACACTCGACA tcaGACAGTCTCAGAGCTTCCAGAGAGAGAAGATGGAGAGGGAGAAGAAAGTGAACTACAGATGGCAGCTCCCAAAAGCTGGAACCTGCCGCGAAG agtGGAGTTGTATAGGGAGGCGGGGAAATCTCTGGGTATCAGCATCGTTGGTGGAAGAGGCATGGGCAGTCGCCTTAGCAACGGCGAAGTGATGCGgggcattttttttaaacacatcctGGAGGACAGTCCTGCAGGACACAGCGGCACGCTGAAGACCGGAGACAGGATTCTTGAG GTGGGTGGAGTGGATCTGCGTGATGCTAGTCATGAGCAGGCGGTGGAGGCCATCCGTAATGCCGGAAATCCTGTAGTGTTCCTGGTCCAGAGCATCATTCACAAACCCAAA GCATGTGTGATGGATACAGAGGAGGATGCTTCAGAGTCCAGCGGTGAGAAG GCAGTTGATATTCACAGTAGACTTTTCCTCCGTTTGTGTCCGACTAATCCCTTTAGCCCTACACCGTTTAAG CTGAATCGTGAGGCCGGAAAAACTTCACCTGTCCTCTCGTTGCCCGTTGTTCCACACGTCGGGGAGACCGACACAGATGCTCTGACTGAGATTCTTGACCGGACCACTCTTCATCCTGATGCTTCTGATGAGGAGGATGAGTACGGTTACAGCTGGA AGCTGGAAAAGGGAGAACGGTCTGGGTTTGAGTTTGGCGGGGAACGGGACGCTCGCAGGACGTGTTTGTGGTGGGGCATCGATCCAGCGGCGCCGCCGGTCGAGAGAACGCACCTTGTGTGGGACGAACTGCTGGAG ATAAACGCTCAGGTGCTATACGGCCGCAGCCATCAAAACGCCTCTGACATCATCAAAAGAACCCCCTCAAAGGTCAAGATCATCTTCATCCG GAACAGAGATGCTTTGAGTCAGATGGCTGTGGGGCCCATGAAGGAGTTGGATATAAACACCGAG GAGGATGGAGAGGTGGGTGTTGTCCTGAAGGAGAACGACAGCAGAAATGGATGGATCATTCAGAATGAAGACGATAATGGACCACCAGCAAGG CCCTCGTCATCCAATCAGATGTCCTCAGGACCAAGTCCAAGAATCACCCCCAGCCCGACTCTTGCATCTTTATCATCCGAGACCGAGCCAATCAGGA CTTCCAGCAGATGTTCCACACCGGCGACCTTGGCCTCTGATCCGGTGACGTGTCCCATAATCCCCGGCTGTGAGACCACTATAGAGATCTGTAAGGGCATGACAGGAATGGGGCTCAGCATTGTGGGCGGCTGTGACACTTTACTG GGGGTGATAATAATCCATGAGGTGTACGAGGAGGGCGCTGCGTCTAAAGACGGTCGACTTTGGGCAGGAGATCAGATCCTGGAG GTTAACGGTATAGACTTGCGTGTGGCGACCCACGATGAGGCCATCAACGTTCTGCGGCAGACCCCACAGTATGTTCAGCTGAGCATCTTCAGAGATGAAGGCCAGTATAAAGAGGAGGAACTGTGGGATACGCTGACTGTTGAGTTTCAGAAGAAACCCGGCCACAGTCTCGGCCTCAGCATCGTCGGCAGACG GAATGACACGGGAGTCTTTGTATCCGACATCGTGAAGGGCGGAGTCGTGGAGAGTGACGGACATCTCATGCAGGGAGATCAGATCCTGTCCGTTAACAGAGAAGATGTCCGCTGTGCCACGCAAGAGTATGTAGCTGCGCTCCTCAAG AGTTGTTCTGGACCAATCAGAATGGAGGTGGGTCGTTTTAAGGCGGGACCGATCCACTCCGAGCGGCGTCTGTCTCACAGCAGTCAG GTCAGTGAGACGGGCAGCTGTGCAGCTTTACAGGGAGACACACAGGAAACTCATGAAC CGATGGACCAAGAAGTCAGGACAGTCGAATTTACAAAG GGCCCGTCTGATTCTCTGGGCATCAGTATAGCTGGAGGAGTGGGCAGTCCTCTAGGGAACGTGCCCATCTTCCTCGCCCTGATGAACCCCAGCGGCCTGGCAGCACAGACACAGAAACTTCAG gTTGGGGACAGAATGGTGGGCATCTGTGGAAACAGTACAGAGGGAATGACTCACAATCAAGCCGTTTCACTCCTGAAGAACACAACAGGCCTCATACAGCTACag GTTGTCTCTGGCGATGCGTCAGTGACGGGTCCTTCACCGGAGCAGACGGCAGGACTTACAGCCAGCAGCATCTTCCATGATGACCTCGG CCCTCCGCAGTGTAAGAACATCAGTTTGGAGAGAGGACCCGACGGCTTGGGCTTCAGTATTGTCGGTGGTTTCGGCAGCCCGCACGGTGACTTGCCGATCTACGTGAAAACGGTTTTCAGCAAG gGGGCAGCGTCAGAGGACGGGCGGCTCAAGCGTGGAGATCAGATCGTCGCTGTCAACGGTCAGAGTTTAGAGGGCGTCACACACGAGGAGGCTGTCGGCATTCTGAAGAAAACCAAAGGAACCGTCACGCTCACCGTTCTGTCATAA